From the Apus apus isolate bApuApu2 chromosome 4, bApuApu2.pri.cur, whole genome shotgun sequence genome, one window contains:
- the NKX6-2 gene encoding homeobox protein Nkx-6.2, producing MLAVGQMDANRQSAFVLSSTPLAALHNMAEMKTSLFPYTLQNPSGFKAPALGGLNTQLPLGTPHGISDILGRPVGSASNLLGGLPRINGLAASAGMYFNPAAVSRYPKPLAELPGRPPIFWPGVVQGSPWRDPRLACPAQTGMVLDKDGKKKHSRPTFSGQQIFALEKTFEQTKYLAGPERARLAYSLGMTESQVKVWFQNRRTKWRKRHAAEMASAKKKHDSETEKLKESSDNEDDDEYNKPLDPNSDDEKITRLLKKHKSTNLSLVSPCSTSSDTL from the exons ATGTTAGCGGTGGGGCAGATGGATGCTAATCGGCAGAGCGCGTTCGTCCTCAGCAGCACGCCGCTGGCCGCGCTGCACAACATGGCCGAGATGAAGACCTCCCTCTTCCCCTACACCCTGCAGAACCCCTCCGGCTTCAAGGCGCCGGCCCTCGGCGGACTCAACACGCAGCTCCCCTTGGGGACGCCGCACGGAATAAGCGACATCCTGGGACGGCCCGTGGGCTCCGCCAGCAACCTGCTGGGCGGGCTGCCCCGCATCAACGGGCTGGCGGCCTCGGCCGGGATGTACTTCAACCCCGCCGCCGTCTCCCGGTACCCGAAGCCGCTGGCGGAGCTGCCGGGGCGGCCGCCGATTTTCTGGCCGGGAGTGGTGCAGGGCTCTCCCTGGAGAGACCCCCGGCTCGCCTGTCCCG CTCAGACGGGGATGGTTTTGGACAAGGACGGCAAGAAGAAACACTCGCGACCGACTTTCTCTGGGCAGCAGATTTTTGCTTTGGAGAAAACCTTCGAACAGACGAAATACTTGGCAGGACCGGAGAGAGCCCGCCTCGCCTATTCCCTAGGGATGACCGAGAGCCAAGTGAAG GTGTGGTTCCAGAACAGACGGACCAAGTGGCGGAAGCGGCACGCGGCGGAGATGGCCTCGGCCAAGAAGAAGCACGACTCGGAGACggagaagctgaaggagagCTCGGACAATGAGGACGATGACGAGTACAACAAGCCCTTGGACCCCAACTCAGACGACGAAAAAATCACGAGGCTATTGAAAAAGCACAAATCCACGAACCTGTCCCTGGtcagcccctgcagcaccagctcgGACACCTTGTGA